The Tamandua tetradactyla isolate mTamTet1 chromosome 8, mTamTet1.pri, whole genome shotgun sequence genome includes a window with the following:
- the OR2D3 gene encoding olfactory receptor 2D3: MGEENQTFVAEFIFLGLSQDLQTQILLFILFLIIYLLTVLGNLLIIILIHVDSRLHTPMYFFLRNLSFADLCFSTSIVPQVLVHFLVKKKVISFFGCMTQIIVFLLVGCTECALLAVMSYDRYVAVCKPLHYSTIMTQQVCLQLAIASWASGAFVSLVDSTFTFRLPYRGYNIINHYFCEPPALLKLASADTYSTEMAIFAMGVVILLAPVSLILVSYWNIISSVIHMQSEEGRLKAFSTCGSHLVVVVLFYGSGIFTYMRPNSKTTKERDKMISVFYTVLTPMLNPIIYSLRNKDVKGALKKLAGRKSSQRQRPESCF, translated from the coding sequence atgggagaagaaaaccagACCTTTGTGGCAGAGTTTATCTTTCTAGGCCTTTCACAGGACTTGCAGACCCAGATCCTGCTATTTATcctttttctcattatttatcTATTGACTGTGCTTGGAAACCTGCTCATTATCATTCTCATCCACGTGGATTCTCGACTTCATAcccccatgtatttttttcttagaaaccTCTCTTTCGCAGATCTATGCTTCTCTACTAGTATTGTCCCTCAAGTGTTGGTTCACTTCCTAGTAAAGAAGAAGGTCATTTCCTTCTTTGGATGTATGACACAGATAATTGTCTTTCTTCTGGTTGGGTGTACAGAGTGTGCACTGCTGGCGGTGATGTCCTATGATAGGTATGTGGCTGTCTGTAAGCCCCTGCACTATTCCACCATCATGACCCAACAGGTGTGTCTCCAGTTGGCCATAGCGTCCTGGGCCAGTGGGGCATTTGTGTCTCTGGTGGACAGCACCTTTACTTTCCGTCTTCCCTATCGGGGATACAACATAATCAATCACTACTTTTGTGAACCTCCTGCCCTTTTGAAGTTGGCATCAGCAGACACTTACAGCACAGAAATGGCCATCTTTGCAATGGGTGTGGTCATCCTCCTGGCTCCTGTCTCCCTGATCCTTGTCTCCTATTGGAACATCATCTCCTCTGTGATCCATATGCAGTCGGAGGAGGGGAGACTCAAGGCCTTTTCCACCTGTGGCTCCCATCTCGTTGTTGTGGTCCTTTTCTATGGGTCAGGAATATTCACCTACATGCGCCCAAATTCCAAGACAACAAAGGAGAGGGATAAGATGATATCTGTGTTTTATACAGTGCTGACTCCAATGCTAAACCCCATAATTTATAGCCTAAGGAACAAGGATGTCAAAGGAGCTCTCAAAAAACTGGCTGGAAGAAAGTCCTCTCAGAGGCAAAGACCTGAGTCCTGCTTTTAG